Proteins co-encoded in one Flavivirga eckloniae genomic window:
- a CDS encoding ABC transporter permease, whose protein sequence is MFDLDLWREIFQSINKNRTRSLLSGFTVTFAILLFAILFGISNGLQNTFEEAFKDDATNSIFINSGRTTKAHKGLQAGRRITFKNKDFDYVKDEFGNKIEFITARIYRNVQASFQNEQNTYDLRAVHPDHQFLEKTLIKEGRYINQNDVNNRTKVVVIGKLVEEDLFLRTKALGKYLNLSGVQYKVVGVFTDDGGDSEERKIYMPVSTAQRLYGNNDYIDQINLTYNPEMNYDKAIAFGNQITKKLKDRFSVAKSDQRAVRVRNMAEASKNVQQFSFILGIIIFIIGSGTLVAGVVGISNIMIFIVKERTKEIGIRKALGASPRSIVSIILIECIIITGIAGYVGLLLGIGILEWMGPSLKTYFIKDPAVSTSLVVGATITLIIAGAIAGYFPAKKASKIKPIVALRND, encoded by the coding sequence ATGTTTGATCTGGATCTTTGGCGGGAAATATTTCAAAGTATAAATAAAAATAGAACACGAAGTCTACTATCTGGCTTTACGGTAACGTTTGCAATATTGTTGTTTGCCATCCTTTTCGGGATATCCAATGGTTTACAAAATACCTTTGAAGAGGCTTTTAAAGACGATGCCACCAATTCCATCTTTATCAATTCAGGAAGAACAACAAAGGCCCATAAAGGTTTGCAAGCTGGTAGACGTATTACATTTAAGAATAAAGATTTCGATTATGTAAAAGATGAATTTGGAAATAAAATAGAGTTCATTACCGCACGAATTTATAGAAATGTTCAGGCTTCATTTCAAAACGAACAAAATACTTACGATTTAAGAGCTGTTCATCCCGATCATCAATTTTTAGAAAAAACCTTAATAAAAGAAGGAAGATATATCAATCAAAACGATGTTAATAATAGAACTAAGGTTGTTGTTATTGGTAAGTTGGTTGAAGAAGATCTGTTTTTAAGAACAAAAGCCTTAGGGAAATATTTAAACTTAAGTGGTGTACAGTATAAAGTGGTAGGGGTTTTTACAGACGATGGAGGTGATAGCGAAGAGCGTAAAATTTACATGCCGGTAAGTACAGCACAGCGCTTATACGGCAATAACGATTATATAGATCAAATAAACCTTACTTATAATCCGGAAATGAACTACGATAAAGCCATTGCTTTTGGAAATCAAATTACCAAAAAGCTAAAGGATCGTTTTTCGGTAGCCAAAAGCGATCAACGAGCTGTAAGAGTTAGAAACATGGCAGAGGCATCTAAAAATGTTCAGCAATTCAGTTTTATCCTTGGTATTATCATTTTTATTATAGGTTCAGGAACGCTCGTAGCCGGTGTTGTAGGTATTAGTAATATCATGATTTTTATAGTAAAGGAACGTACTAAAGAAATAGGGATTCGTAAAGCATTAGGGGCTTCGCCCAGATCGATTGTATCAATCATTTTAATAGAATGTATTATTATAACCGGAATAGCAGGGTATGTTGGTTTGTTACTAGGAATAGGAATTTTAGAATGGATGGGGCCTAGTTTAAAAACGTACTTTATAAAAGATCCTGCAGTTAGCACCAGCTTAGTGGTTGGAGCAACCATTACTTTAATAATTGCAGGAGCTATTGCAGGGTATTTCCCGGCAAAAAAAGCATCAAAAATAAAACCTATTGTAGCATTAAGAAACGATTAA
- a CDS encoding ABC transporter ATP-binding protein, with product MLKITQLHKSYPIGDSSLHVLKGIDLEVEQGEMVAIMGSSGSGKSTLLNIIGMLDEADEGDYILDGLRIENLTEKKAAVYRNKFLGFIFQSFNLINYKNALENVALPLYYQGMKRKERQEKALFHLEKVGLADWAEHLPKELSGGQNQRVAIARALAANPKLLLADEPTGALDTKTSHEIMAFIQQLNDEGKTILMVTHEEDIANMCKRIVRLRDGVIMEDSKVEQVRAEQYV from the coding sequence ATGTTAAAAATCACTCAACTGCACAAGTCCTATCCAATAGGAGATTCTAGTTTACATGTTTTAAAAGGTATTGACCTTGAAGTTGAACAAGGAGAAATGGTAGCCATCATGGGATCTTCTGGATCTGGAAAATCTACATTACTTAATATAATTGGAATGTTGGATGAAGCAGACGAAGGAGATTACATTTTAGATGGATTACGCATTGAGAATCTTACGGAAAAAAAAGCCGCAGTTTACAGAAATAAGTTTCTTGGATTTATATTTCAATCATTCAACCTTATTAATTATAAAAATGCATTAGAAAACGTAGCCTTGCCTTTATATTATCAAGGAATGAAACGTAAAGAGCGCCAAGAGAAGGCTCTGTTTCATTTAGAAAAGGTAGGATTGGCAGACTGGGCGGAACACTTGCCAAAAGAGCTTTCTGGAGGGCAAAATCAACGTGTTGCCATAGCCAGAGCTTTAGCTGCGAATCCTAAATTGTTACTAGCCGATGAGCCCACGGGAGCTCTAGATACTAAAACTTCTCATGAGATTATGGCTTTTATCCAGCAATTGAATGATGAAGGAAAAACCATTTTAATGGTAACTCACGAAGAGGATATTGCCAACATGTGTAAACGAATTGTTCGATTGAGAGATGGTGTTATTATGGAAGATTCGAAAGTAGAACAAGTAAGAGCCGAGCAGTATGTTTGA
- a CDS encoding DUF420 domain-containing protein has translation MIENTNIADEKKYNKLIVALSILIPVVVAVLFGIKIPNVEPLTFLPPIYATVNGITALVLVLAVFQIKKGNRTTHEKLMKLAIMLSVSFLAMYVAYHMTSDSTKYGGEGAIKYVYYFILLTHILLSIVVIPFVLITYVRGITNNIEKHKKIAKITYPLWLYVAVTGVVVYIMISPYY, from the coding sequence ATGATTGAAAACACAAACATAGCAGACGAAAAAAAATACAATAAACTAATCGTTGCATTGTCGATATTAATACCAGTAGTGGTGGCCGTTTTATTTGGAATTAAAATTCCGAATGTAGAACCATTAACCTTTTTACCACCGATTTACGCGACTGTAAACGGTATAACAGCATTGGTTTTAGTGTTGGCAGTTTTTCAAATTAAAAAAGGGAACAGGACAACACATGAGAAGTTAATGAAATTGGCTATTATGCTTTCAGTATCGTTTCTGGCTATGTATGTAGCTTATCATATGACGAGCGATTCTACAAAGTACGGAGGAGAAGGAGCTATTAAATATGTTTACTACTTTATACTGCTAACGCATATTTTATTATCGATTGTAGTTATTCCGTTTGTGCTTATTACATACGTTAGAGGTATAACAAACAATATAGAAAAACATAAAAAAATAGCGAAAATAACCTATCCGTTATGGCTATATGTTGCCGTTACCGGAGTTGTAGTTTATATTATGATTTCTCCGTACTATTAA
- a CDS encoding SCO family protein produces MSKKTNYSYIGIAFIILVFGIIFIPRIVDRISNKDITRKESRSDFTDDKKSALSDLAFIEINGEPKKVPAFSFTNQDGKTISNKDYEGKVFVIEFFFTTCPTICPRMNANLIQIQNTFKSFDDFGVASFTINPDYDTPEILKAYAEKYGVTNPNWHLMTGDKETIYKLSNQGFNLYTGEEEDAAGGFEHSGNFALIDKNGYIRSRKDDFGNPIIYYKGIISEEEQMDDDGVKEEISALKEDIKKLLNE; encoded by the coding sequence ATGAGTAAAAAAACGAATTATTCATATATAGGAATAGCATTCATTATTCTGGTTTTCGGTATTATTTTTATACCAAGAATTGTAGATAGAATTTCCAACAAAGATATTACCAGAAAAGAAAGCAGAAGTGATTTCACGGATGATAAAAAATCGGCGTTATCAGATTTAGCCTTTATAGAAATAAACGGTGAGCCAAAAAAAGTACCAGCCTTTTCCTTTACAAATCAAGATGGTAAAACCATAAGCAATAAAGACTACGAAGGAAAGGTGTTTGTTATAGAATTCTTTTTTACAACATGCCCTACGATTTGTCCGAGAATGAATGCCAATCTCATTCAAATTCAAAATACTTTTAAGAGTTTTGATGATTTTGGTGTGGCATCATTTACGATAAACCCCGATTATGATACACCAGAAATTCTTAAAGCCTATGCAGAGAAATATGGTGTAACGAATCCTAATTGGCATTTAATGACTGGGGATAAAGAAACTATTTACAAACTGTCGAACCAAGGGTTCAACTTATATACAGGAGAGGAAGAGGATGCCGCAGGAGGCTTTGAGCATTCAGGCAACTTCGCTTTAATTGATAAGAACGGATACATTAGGTCAAGAAAAGATGATTTTGGTAATCCGATTATTTATTACAAGGGTATCATTTCTGAGGAAGAACAAATGGATGACGATGGTGTAAAGGAGGAAATAAGTGCATTAAAAGAAGATATAAAGAAATTACTTAACGAATAA
- a CDS encoding cytochrome C oxidase subunit IV family protein → MAHEHKLEIFRGLLKFKSNTQKIWGVLILLSIVTIVEVILGIIKPESLMGQVLGMKALNWIFIILTIVKAYYITWDFMHMRDELKSLRRMVVWTSIFLILYLVFILLQEGGYVFDVYKEGYVKRDF, encoded by the coding sequence ATGGCACACGAACATAAATTAGAAATATTTAGAGGTTTACTTAAATTTAAATCGAATACTCAAAAAATATGGGGTGTTTTGATTCTTTTGAGTATAGTTACAATAGTTGAGGTGATTTTGGGTATTATAAAACCAGAATCTTTAATGGGTCAAGTGTTAGGAATGAAAGCCCTTAACTGGATTTTCATTATCCTAACTATAGTAAAAGCATATTACATTACTTGGGACTTTATGCATATGCGTGACGAATTAAAGTCTTTAAGACGTATGGTAGTTTGGACTTCTATATTCTTGATTCTATACCTAGTATTCATTTTATTACAAGAAGGCGGTTATGTTTTTGATGTATATAAAGAAGGATACGTAAAAAGAGATTTTTAA
- a CDS encoding cytochrome c oxidase subunit 3, producing the protein MNTTVVNTGTEGKTWGGGNKPLNASYGKMMMWFFIVSDALTFSGFLAAYGFSRFKFIDSWPIADEVFTHFPFLHGVEAPMYYVAFMTFILIMSSVTMVLAVDAGHHLNKAKVTFYMFLTIIGGLIFVGSQAWEWGTFIKGDYGAVQTKGGNILQFVDTEGHRVALRDFVVADPHSERTQHERKEGLWFVSEGTLPTYTVAEVAKGLESHDNVLVRTQIINEAGEKTVLSRAESIKQIKQNGKAVVEGANLHVNEYGSPLFADFFFFITGFHGFHVFSGVVINIIIFFNVILGTYERRKSYEMVEKVGLYWHFVDLVWVFVFTFFYLV; encoded by the coding sequence ATGAACACTACAGTTGTAAATACTGGAACAGAAGGCAAAACATGGGGAGGCGGCAATAAGCCTCTTAATGCGAGCTATGGAAAAATGATGATGTGGTTTTTCATCGTTTCAGATGCTCTAACATTCTCTGGGTTTTTAGCGGCCTACGGATTTTCAAGATTTAAGTTTATTGATTCATGGCCAATTGCCGATGAAGTGTTTACTCACTTTCCGTTTTTACATGGTGTAGAAGCACCTATGTATTATGTGGCTTTTATGACGTTTATACTTATTATGTCGTCTGTAACTATGGTATTGGCAGTAGATGCTGGTCACCATTTAAATAAAGCCAAAGTAACCTTTTACATGTTTTTAACCATTATCGGAGGTTTAATATTCGTAGGATCTCAAGCTTGGGAATGGGGAACATTTATAAAAGGTGATTACGGTGCAGTACAAACAAAAGGAGGTAATATTTTACAGTTTGTAGATACAGAAGGACACAGAGTTGCTTTAAGAGATTTTGTAGTAGCAGATCCGCATAGCGAAAGAACACAACATGAACGTAAAGAAGGTTTATGGTTCGTATCTGAAGGAACATTGCCAACTTATACTGTTGCAGAAGTAGCAAAAGGCTTAGAATCTCACGACAACGTTTTAGTGAGAACACAGATAATTAATGAAGCAGGAGAGAAAACGGTTTTGTCTAGAGCAGAGTCAATAAAACAAATAAAACAAAACGGAAAGGCAGTTGTAGAAGGTGCTAATTTACACGTTAATGAGTATGGTTCACCGCTGTTCGCAGATTTCTTTTTCTTTATAACTGGATTTCACGGTTTCCACGTATTTTCTGGAGTTGTTATAAATATCATTATTTTCTTTAATGTTATTTTAGGAACTTACGAAAGACGCAAAAGTTATGAGATGGTTGAAAAAGTGGGGTTATACTGGCACTTTGTAGATTTAGTTTGGGTATTTGTATTTACATTCTTCTACCTGGTTTAA
- a CDS encoding cytochrome c oxidase subunit 3 encodes MDLTQGTQEEKNNRAKKMMLWFGIISLIMSFMGWTSAFIVSSSRPDWLKDFELPNAFLISTVVIVISSLSFILAKKALKNGNRNATTLWLLVTLILGVVFIFNQFIGFQQIIDLGYNFTGPTSNVTMSYIYLIAIVHVLHVVVGIICLLVVIYNHFKQKYDATKILGLELAATFWHFIDILWVYLFLFLYFIR; translated from the coding sequence ATGGATTTAACTCAAGGAACACAAGAAGAGAAAAATAACAGAGCAAAAAAAATGATGCTCTGGTTTGGTATTATTTCCTTAATAATGTCCTTTATGGGATGGACAAGTGCTTTTATTGTAAGTAGTTCCAGACCAGATTGGTTAAAAGATTTTGAATTACCCAATGCTTTTTTAATAAGTACTGTGGTAATAGTTATTAGTAGCCTATCTTTCATTTTAGCAAAAAAAGCTTTAAAAAATGGAAATAGAAATGCAACCACACTATGGTTACTAGTAACTCTTATATTAGGAGTTGTCTTTATTTTCAATCAATTTATAGGATTTCAACAGATTATAGACTTGGGTTACAATTTTACGGGACCAACGAGCAATGTAACCATGTCTTATATTTATTTAATAGCCATAGTGCATGTATTGCACGTGGTTGTTGGGATAATTTGCTTATTAGTAGTAATTTATAATCATTTTAAACAGAAGTACGATGCAACGAAAATACTCGGATTGGAACTTGCAGCAACCTTTTGGCATTTCATAGATATATTATGGGTTTATCTCTTTTTGTTTTTATATTTTATTAGATGA
- the cyoE gene encoding heme o synthase: MSNTKSSLATPSVISDFKEITKMRLALSVVFSSLAGYLLGVDVVDFKTLVLLAFGGYFMVGASNAFNQIIEKDLDALMKRTQNRPIPAGRMSVNTAFIIASIFTLLGIIILYTINKQTAMFGAISIFLYTCVYTPLKTKTPLAVFVGAIPGAIPFMLGWVAATDDFGIEPGTLFALQFFWQFPHFWAIGWFLFEDYKKGGFFMLPTGKQDKGTAVQTIMYTIWTLIISIIPVFGFTGKLQLSIVAAILVFSLGIGMLYYAVRLFKEMTEKAAKQLMLASVSYITLVQIVYVIDKFI; this comes from the coding sequence TTGAGCAATACAAAATCTTCATTAGCAACACCTTCTGTTATTTCAGATTTTAAGGAGATCACTAAAATGCGGTTAGCATTAAGTGTGGTTTTCTCGTCATTAGCAGGTTACTTGTTGGGGGTAGATGTAGTTGATTTTAAAACATTAGTGCTATTAGCCTTTGGAGGGTACTTTATGGTAGGAGCGTCCAACGCATTCAATCAAATTATTGAAAAAGATCTGGATGCGTTAATGAAACGTACCCAAAACAGACCAATACCAGCCGGACGGATGTCTGTAAATACAGCATTTATCATAGCATCTATTTTTACGTTGTTAGGAATCATCATTTTATATACCATCAACAAGCAAACAGCAATGTTTGGTGCTATTTCTATATTTTTATACACGTGCGTGTACACCCCTTTAAAAACTAAAACACCCCTTGCCGTTTTTGTAGGAGCCATTCCTGGAGCAATCCCGTTTATGTTAGGATGGGTGGCCGCTACCGATGATTTTGGTATAGAACCAGGAACATTATTTGCGTTACAATTTTTTTGGCAATTCCCACATTTCTGGGCCATTGGTTGGTTTTTGTTTGAAGACTATAAAAAGGGAGGGTTCTTTATGTTGCCAACTGGAAAGCAAGATAAAGGGACAGCGGTGCAAACCATCATGTATACAATTTGGACATTAATAATATCTATTATACCAGTATTTGGATTTACAGGAAAGTTACAATTATCAATTGTTGCCGCAATATTAGTTTTTAGTTTAGGAATAGGCATGTTGTATTACGCTGTTCGGTTGTTTAAAGAAATGACTGAAAAAGCAGCCAAACAACTTATGCTGGCTAGTGTTTCCTATATAACCCTTGTACAGATAGTATATGTAATAGATAAATTTATATAA
- a CDS encoding gliding motility protein RemB produces MKRFIVLLLLLVQYTSYSQDIFLVEKPPVFPSCEAVAIDSLQQCFDRNVFEHIYKNFKVPQKVDDEKYKGEVVVLFEVDTLGQFRVIYIDAIYNELKEEAKRVFATLPIVKPATYNSRKTYKQYSLPIKIPLVNQEVQTQDLAKKNELSKLEQQSKSEFDKVNADLRPFENKAHNSQLNIPFTHSDYARFDRGMNLVGTNSHTASKPFIYDEVSKYHDFKAEKEKLKKETDTWVGRKLWNEHLVRLQGKDYWFTIDPIFDLQVGKDTDASFNTTYNNTRGILIQGGLGKKFNFYTTIFESQGRFAQYVNQYAESLKAFGPDPAIIPGRGIAKRFKTDSYDYPVAEAYLSYSPAEFLNVQFGHGKNFIGDGYRSLFLSDVASPYPFLKLNTKFWKIKYTNTWMWLKDVRPEVVEDKAFLTKYIGTHYLSWNVSKRLNVGLFESVLWTNSNDRGFDINYLNPIIFFRAIEFETGQGAGNALLGASAKYKWSDNINLYGQFILDEFSLNDIKAGEKSWKNKYGYQLGLKYFNAFKVDNLLLQFEYNRIRPYTYSHNTIVLNNAHNNQPMAHLWGANFSEAILIGHYRYKRWFADAKLIYGVRGLDFNDGTDNFSYGGDIYRNYNDRPSDTGVEVGQGLKTTTFNGNLQAGYIINPASNLKLFADISFRNFDPEAETTTTFKNNTVWFNFGLRTDLFNWYFDF; encoded by the coding sequence ATGAAGAGATTCATTGTACTGCTCCTACTTTTGGTTCAATATACCAGTTATTCGCAAGATATCTTTTTAGTTGAAAAACCTCCGGTTTTTCCAAGTTGTGAGGCTGTAGCCATAGATTCTTTACAACAATGTTTTGATAGAAATGTATTCGAACATATCTATAAAAATTTTAAAGTACCTCAAAAAGTAGATGACGAGAAATATAAAGGAGAAGTTGTTGTTCTTTTTGAAGTGGATACTTTGGGGCAGTTTAGGGTTATATATATTGATGCTATCTATAACGAATTAAAGGAAGAAGCCAAGCGTGTGTTTGCAACGTTACCAATCGTTAAGCCAGCAACCTATAACAGTAGAAAAACGTACAAGCAGTATAGTTTGCCTATAAAAATTCCTTTGGTAAATCAAGAAGTACAAACTCAGGATTTGGCAAAGAAGAATGAATTGTCTAAGCTGGAACAGCAATCGAAAAGTGAGTTCGATAAGGTAAATGCCGATTTAAGACCGTTTGAGAATAAGGCCCATAACAGTCAACTAAATATTCCATTTACGCATAGTGACTATGCAAGGTTCGATAGAGGAATGAATCTTGTGGGAACTAATAGTCACACCGCTTCAAAACCATTTATATACGACGAAGTTTCCAAGTATCATGATTTTAAAGCAGAAAAGGAAAAATTAAAAAAGGAAACAGATACCTGGGTAGGAAGAAAACTTTGGAACGAGCACCTAGTGCGACTACAGGGTAAAGATTATTGGTTTACAATAGACCCGATATTCGATTTACAAGTAGGTAAAGATACCGATGCCAGTTTTAATACCACATACAACAATACAAGAGGTATTTTAATTCAAGGAGGCTTAGGTAAAAAATTCAACTTTTATACCACCATTTTCGAAAGTCAGGGCAGGTTTGCACAGTATGTAAATCAGTATGCAGAAAGTTTAAAAGCTTTTGGTCCCGATCCGGCAATTATTCCTGGTAGAGGTATAGCAAAAAGGTTTAAAACAGACTCTTACGACTATCCAGTAGCAGAAGCCTATTTGTCATATTCGCCAGCAGAGTTTTTAAATGTTCAATTTGGGCATGGTAAAAACTTTATAGGCGACGGGTACCGATCCTTATTCCTTAGTGATGTTGCAAGTCCATATCCTTTTTTAAAACTCAACACAAAATTCTGGAAAATAAAGTATACCAACACATGGATGTGGTTAAAAGATGTAAGACCAGAAGTTGTAGAAGATAAAGCGTTTTTAACGAAATATATCGGAACCCATTATTTAAGTTGGAATGTCTCTAAAAGGTTAAATGTTGGGTTGTTCGAATCGGTGCTTTGGACAAATTCAAACGATAGAGGGTTTGACATTAATTATTTAAACCCTATTATATTTTTTAGAGCCATTGAGTTTGAGACCGGACAAGGGGCAGGAAATGCACTTCTTGGGGCATCGGCCAAATATAAATGGAGTGATAATATAAATTTATACGGACAGTTTATCTTAGACGAGTTTTCGCTTAACGATATTAAAGCCGGAGAAAAAAGTTGGAAAAACAAGTACGGCTACCAGTTAGGTCTTAAATATTTTAACGCCTTTAAGGTTGATAATTTATTGTTACAATTCGAGTATAATCGAATAAGACCATACACATATTCGCATAATACTATTGTGCTTAACAATGCACATAACAACCAACCCATGGCGCATTTATGGGGAGCAAATTTTAGTGAAGCCATTTTAATAGGGCACTACAGGTACAAACGTTGGTTTGCAGATGCAAAACTCATATATGGCGTACGAGGGTTAGATTTTAATGATGGTACAGACAATTTTAGTTATGGAGGCGATATTTATAGAAACTATAACGACAGACCTTCAGACACAGGAGTAGAAGTTGGGCAAGGCTTAAAAACTACGACATTTAATGGTAATTTACAGGCTGGCTATATTATTAACCCGGCATCTAATTTAAAGCTATTTGCAGATATTAGTTTTAGAAATTTTGATCCGGAAGCAGAAACCACTACTACATTTAAAAACAATACCGTTTGGTTTAATTTTGGACTTAGAACCGATTTGTTTAATTGGTATTTTGATTTTTAA
- a CDS encoding energy transducer TonB yields the protein MRNQKKSHELIRQNEEIVKKSQKHDANLQKNSTLYFQVGLIICLLAVYGLFEMKFETKISTYAGNLPLEDPYTIEIPVIKPEVQAVKETVKRKRIENPKKFIEVPNDEPINPIIDEPVEPIVNNGAPINPEDINLPVIDEEVFIPVDFVQVVPIFPGCEKKKSNPERRKCMTKELNKLIKNKFDRDLGREFGLKGKQVIRTQFKIDKTGKVTDVRVRGSHPALEKEAERVINIIPKMTPAKQQKENVGVMYTLPIVFQVE from the coding sequence ATGAGAAATCAAAAGAAGTCTCACGAACTCATTCGGCAAAATGAGGAAATCGTGAAGAAATCACAAAAGCATGATGCAAATTTACAAAAAAACTCAACCCTATACTTTCAGGTTGGATTAATTATTTGCTTACTGGCAGTCTATGGCCTGTTTGAAATGAAGTTTGAAACTAAAATTTCAACTTATGCAGGGAATCTCCCTCTAGAAGACCCTTACACTATTGAGATTCCAGTAATAAAGCCAGAAGTTCAAGCTGTTAAAGAAACGGTAAAACGAAAACGAATTGAGAATCCTAAAAAATTTATTGAAGTCCCAAATGATGAGCCTATAAACCCGATAATAGATGAACCGGTGGAACCCATTGTAAATAATGGTGCACCAATAAATCCCGAAGACATAAACTTACCTGTAATAGATGAAGAAGTTTTTATACCTGTTGATTTTGTTCAGGTTGTACCGATTTTTCCTGGTTGCGAGAAGAAAAAATCGAATCCGGAAAGGCGCAAATGCATGACTAAAGAACTTAATAAACTAATTAAAAATAAGTTTGATAGAGATTTGGGACGCGAATTTGGGCTTAAAGGAAAACAAGTTATACGTACTCAGTTTAAAATAGATAAAACAGGGAAAGTAACAGATGTTAGAGTAAGAGGTTCACATCCAGCCCTAGAAAAAGAGGCAGAACGTGTTATTAATATTATTCCAAAAATGACTCCTGCGAAACAACAAAAAGAAAATGTGGGTGTCATGTATACATTGCCCATAGTTTTTCAAGTAGAATAG
- a CDS encoding energy transducer TonB, which yields MEPKKNPKANVGRNSSLYFAIGLALMLFLTNYAINYKTYDKADTDIGMVNMDEELEEEIPITEQIQTPPPPPPPPAAPEVIEIVEDEVEIEETVIESTEVDQETEIVEVEEVEVEEVEEDIDVPFSVIENVPVFPGCEKMKNNTKKRDCMSKKIAQFVNKKFNTELASDLGLSGRQRINVIFKIDKTGKITGIRARAPHPGLEKEATRVIGLLPKMKPGKQRGKPVNVPYSLPIIFQVQD from the coding sequence ATGGAACCTAAAAAAAATCCTAAAGCTAATGTTGGACGAAACAGTTCACTTTACTTCGCTATTGGTTTAGCTTTAATGTTGTTTTTAACAAACTACGCAATTAATTATAAAACATATGATAAGGCTGATACAGATATTGGAATGGTCAATATGGATGAAGAATTAGAAGAGGAAATCCCAATTACTGAGCAAATACAAACGCCTCCACCACCTCCACCTCCACCAGCAGCACCGGAAGTAATCGAGATTGTTGAGGATGAGGTAGAAATAGAAGAAACAGTTATCGAGTCTACAGAGGTAGATCAAGAAACTGAAATTGTAGAGGTAGAAGAAGTAGAGGTTGAAGAAGTTGAAGAAGATATAGACGTACCGTTTTCAGTAATTGAAAATGTACCAGTTTTCCCAGGATGTGAAAAAATGAAGAACAATACCAAGAAAAGGGATTGTATGTCTAAGAAAATTGCACAGTTTGTAAATAAAAAGTTCAACACAGAATTAGCTAGTGATTTAGGCCTTTCTGGAAGACAACGTATTAATGTAATTTTTAAAATAGATAAAACTGGTAAAATTACTGGTATACGAGCAAGAGCACCTCACCCAGGTTTAGAAAAAGAAGCAACTCGTGTAATTGGTTTATTACCAAAAATGAAACCAGGAAAACAACGTGGAAAACCAGTAAACGTTCCATATTCATTACCAATAATTTTCCAAGTTCAGGACTAA
- a CDS encoding VanZ family protein, translating into MLKKLIPIATITYSLALIIASLIRLDNVPKLGISFEDKIFHLFAYFILTVLWFYTFLYSFKIRKKKAIFLAVILSVFFGIIIEVLQGSITASRALDAYDAVANTIGALLAAIVLWFKKSLHVKNL; encoded by the coding sequence GTGCTTAAAAAGCTAATACCTATAGCAACCATAACATACTCGTTAGCTTTAATTATAGCAAGTCTAATTAGGTTAGATAATGTTCCAAAATTGGGAATCTCTTTTGAAGATAAGATATTTCATCTTTTTGCCTATTTTATCTTAACGGTTTTATGGTTTTATACATTTTTATATTCATTTAAAATCAGAAAGAAGAAAGCCATATTTTTGGCAGTCATTCTTTCTGTCTTTTTTGGTATAATTATTGAGGTATTACAGGGGAGTATTACAGCTTCGAGAGCATTAGATGCTTATGATGCCGTAGCAAATACCATTGGAGCTTTATTAGCAGCAATTGTATTATGGTTTAAAAAAAGTTTGCACGTTAAAAACCTTTAA
- the gcvH gene encoding glycine cleavage system protein GcvH encodes MNIPSELKYTKDHEWIKIEGDIATIGITDFAQGELGDIVYVEVETVDETLDAEEVFGTVEAVKTVSDLFLPLSGEIIEFNETLEDEPEKVNSDPYGDGWMIKVKCSDLSQADGLMSADDYKALIGA; translated from the coding sequence ATGAATATTCCATCAGAATTAAAGTACACTAAAGACCACGAGTGGATTAAAATAGAGGGTGATATTGCTACCATTGGTATTACCGATTTTGCTCAAGGAGAATTAGGCGACATTGTGTATGTAGAGGTAGAAACTGTAGATGAGACATTAGATGCAGAAGAGGTTTTTGGTACAGTTGAGGCTGTTAAAACGGTGTCCGATCTATTTTTACCATTATCTGGAGAGATTATAGAGTTTAATGAAACTTTAGAAGACGAGCCGGAAAAGGTGAATAGTGACCCTTATGGAGATGGTTGGATGATAAAAGTAAAATGCTCAGACCTGTCTCAAGCAGATGGACTTATGTCTGCAGACGATTATAAAGCATTAATAGGTGCTTAA